In Oryza brachyantha chromosome 1, ObraRS2, whole genome shotgun sequence, the following are encoded in one genomic region:
- the LOC102703427 gene encoding CAX-interacting protein 4 gives MDSKKFLQLLEEKKKRILEKKEAPLKWEQKLEAAAKAKADAEAKEKKLKSRKHKRRDHSLSDSESDYSDVDRKHRKRKDRKRHRKHGHSDSDEAKRRKRRSKRMSSGSSEDSDSDEYDSESEESRRKRRSHRRRHHRHSSRSDSDASDYSSDDEERRSTKKDHSMRRKRHHHRSSGDEDAPSDSNNHKHRRSRSLEESSDDGAAGEYDKARNGKSSHKSGHRHRHHHHHHDRRGNSSEPNDKKRHDGHKTLEDGNAD, from the coding sequence ATGGATTCCAAGAAGTTCCTCCAGCTGCtcgaagagaagaagaagagaatccTTGAGAAAAAAGAAGCCCCACTGAAATGGGAACAAAAGCTGGAAGCAGCAGCGAAAGCAAAGGCTGATGCAGAAGCAAAGGAAAAGAAGCTTAAGTCAAGAAAGCACAAAAGAAGAGATCATTCTTTGTCAGACTCCGAAAGTGACTACAGTGATGTCGATCGGAAGCATAGGAAGAGGAAAGACCGCAAAAGACACAGGAAACATGGTCATTCTGACTCTGATGAGGCCAAGAGGCGCAAGCGCAGATCAAAGAGGATGAGCTCAGGCTCAAGTGAGGATAGTGATAGTGATGAATATGATAGTGAATCTGAAGAAAGTCGAAGGAAGAGGCGCTCACACAGGAGAAGACATCACCGACATTCATCTAGGTCTGACTCTGATGCTTCAGACTATAGCAGTGATGATGAAGAGAGGAGATCTACCAAGAAGGACCATTCCATGAGACGCaagcgccaccaccaccgatcaTCTGGTGATGAGGATGCACCATCAGATTCCAACAACCATAAGCACCGCAGGAGTCGCTCACTGGAGGAGTCATCAGATGATGGAGCTGCTGGTGAGTATGACAAGGCAAGAAATGGTAAAAGCTCTCACAAGAGTGGACACCGTCACCggcaccaccatcaccatcatGATCGCCGTGGCAACTCTTCTGAACCTAATGACAAGAAACGGCATGATGGCCACAAAACACTTGAAGATGGCAA